Proteins from a genomic interval of Nematostella vectensis chromosome 12, jaNemVect1.1, whole genome shotgun sequence:
- the LOC116603682 gene encoding uncharacterized protein LOC116603682, which yields MTTNGGGWLLISSIEKIDFHDIQHVCARTTMGLWWIGDGFRMEEAISECDTGQSGHHNWNIFPPRFFQCDDNSNDVSAGDFWRIYVR from the exons ATGACTACAAATGGAG GCGGATGGCTTTTAATTTCTAGCATCGAGAAGATAGACTTCCATGACATTCAGCACGTGTGTGCAAGGACTACAA TGGGGCTGTGGTGGATTGGGGACGGATTTAGGATGGAAGAGGCTATATCGGAATGCGATACGGGGCAGTCTGGGCACCATAATTGGAACATTTTCCCTCCCAGGTTCTTCCAGTGTGATGACAATTCTAATGATGTAAGCGCCGGTGACTTTTGGCGGATTTATGTGCGCTAG